TGAAAAAAGAATTCCATGTCCATGAGTCGGAGGTCTACAAGATCAACGGGCCGCTGGATCTGACTTTTGCCATGAAGCTGTATGGTCTGAAGGGTTATGAGGAGCTGAAAGCGCCTGCCCATGAGCCTCAGCCGGTACCGGAGACCATGACAGAGGAGAGTATTTTTGATCAGATCCGTCATGGCGATATTCTGCTGCACCATCCGTATCAGAGCTTTGATCCGGTGGTGGGCTTTGTGAAGCAGGCGGCGCGGGATCCCCAGGTGCTGGCCATCAAGCAGACGCTGTACCGGGTCAGCGGCAATTCTCCGATTATCGCGGCACTGGCCCAGGCGGCAGAGAACGGTAAGCAGGTCAGCGTGCTGGTGGAGCTGAAAGCCCGTTTTGATGAGGAAAACAATATCGTGTGGGCGAAGATGCTGGAAAAAGCAGGCTGCCATGTGATCTATGGTCTGGTGGGGCTGAAAACCCACAGCAAGATCACCCTGGTGGTGCGCCGGGAGGAGGAGGGCATCCGCCGGTACGTCCATCTGGGTACCGGCAACTACAACGATGCCACCGCCAAGCTGTACACGGACTGCGGACTTCTGACGTGTTCCCCGGCCATCGGCGAGGATGCCACGGCCGTATTCAACATGCTTTCCGGTTATTCGGAGCCCATGTCCTGGAACAAGCTGACATTGGCGCCGCTCTGGCTGCGGGATAAGTTCCTGGAGCTCATCGGCAGAGAGCGGGACAATGCGAGAAACGGCCATCCGGCCCGGATCATTGCCAAGATGAATTCCCTCTGCGACCAGGAGATCATTGCGGCGCTCTATGAGGCATCGGCGGCCGGGGTACAGATCGACCTCATCGTCCGGGGCATCTGCACGCTGCGGGTGGGCATTCCCGGTGTTAGCGAAAATATCCGGGTGCGTTCCATCGTCGGCAATTTTCTGGAGCATGCCAGAATCTTTTATTTCCTGAACAACGGCCAGGAAGATGTGTATATGGGAAGTGCGGACTGGATGCCGCGAAACCTGGATAAACGGGTGGAGATCATGTTCCCCATTGAGGATCCTGACAAAAAGGCTGAGGCCATTCACATTCTGGAAATCCAGCTGGCGGATACGTGCAAGGCCCATCTGCTCATGCCGGACGGCAATTATGAGAAGGTGGACCGCCGGGGCAAGGCGGCGCTGATCGCCCAGGATTATTTTGTGGAAGAGGCAAAAGAAAAGGCGAAGAAAAAACAGGAACCGGATGAGACCCATGACCGGGTATTTGTTCCGGAGGAACCCGTCCCGGATGTGGAAGATTAACAGAAGAGGCAAACTGCCTGCTGAGATTATTTCAGCAGGCAGTTTTTAATGATCTCGGCAAAACCGTCATGATCGTTGTCGGCCATGGTCACATAGTCAGCAGCCTCTTTGACCGGTACCATGCTGTTGGCCATGGCAGCGCCGATGGCCGCTTCCCGGATCATGGACAGATCGTTCTCTGAATCTCCGGCAGCCACCGTGTTGGCCACGGGAATGTTCAGGTAATTGCACAGAAAATGCAGGGCATTTCCCTTGGATGTCCCGGCGGGAATGACCTCCAGATAGGTATTGCTGGAAAAAACAAACTGAATGCGGCCCTGGAACTTTGGCTCCACAGCGGCGCGGAAATCCTCCAGCTTCTGGTGATTGTGCAGGTCGATGAGCAGCAGTTTGTTGGGTTCCTTGGAAAGCTCGTCTGTTCCGGCAATGATCTGGCAGGGGGTGTGGGTATGCTCAAAGTAGGAGCGCCCTTCCTCATCGTCCCGCAGGTAGAGCACATGGTTCTCCTCATAGGACTGGCAGTGGATGCCGGCTTTTTCCGCCGCATCGAAAACGGAAAGCACATCGTCCAGGGAAATGGTGCGGTTCATGAGAAAACGCTGTTCCCCGCAGTCATACACAACGGAGCCGTTGAAGCCGATGATATAGCTGCCGGGGCCATCCAGCTGGAGGTCCTGAGCCAGCGGCAGAATGGAAGCCATGGGCCGCCCTGTGGTGAGGACGATGATATGTCCGGCTTCCCGGGCCAGACGGATAGCTTCCCGGTTGGCAGGGGAAATCTCCTTGTTGTTGTTCAGCAGCGTGCCGTCCAGATCGGTAAACAGGATCTTTGTAGGGCAGGCGAGATAGGCTGCCTTCTCCTTTTCCAGCAGCGCCTCCAGCGCCTCGTCACTCTGGCTGATCCACACATCCTCTTCTTCACCGTTCAGGCCAAGGTAAGCGGCCAGAGTGCACGTCTCATCGCTGAAATTCCAGCGGCTCGTATATCGGTCAATGTCCTCGAAGGGGATCTCTCCGAGGAAAAAACGTTCTTTAAAAGTCATAGGATTCTCCTTTTTCATTGCCTGCATACACAGGCCGTTCGTTCGATATTCACCGTTCGTCATTTATGCGAGCATAATGACTCACTTGCGTTCATATTATAGCATGTTTTCTTGACAAAAGGGAAGATATTTCGTATACTGACGATAGATACTTTGACAATCAAAATAAAAAGAGGAATCGAAAATGGGATTGAAAATACTGGGAACGGGCAGCGCCCTTCCTTCCAATATGGTAACCAATGAGCAGCTGACGAAGATGGTGGACACTTCGGACGAGTGGATTGCATCCCGGACAGGCATCCGGCAGCGGCATATTTCCACAGGGGAGACGACGACGGAGCTGTGTGTGCGCGCGGCCAGGCGGGCGCTGGAAAATGCCGGGATGCAGGCGGAGGAGCTGGAGCTGATCGTGGTGGCGACGCTTTCCGGTGACCGGGCACTGCCTAACACCGGGTGCGAGGTGCAGCGAGAATTGAACGCTGTTCATGCGACCGCCTTTGAGATCAATGCGGCCTGCTCCGGTTTTCTGTTCGCGTTGAACACAGTTCAGGCGTATATGGCTGCGGGGCTGTACCGGAAGGCACTGGTCATCGGCGGAGAGGTGCTGTCCAAGCTGGTGGACTGGCAGGATCGGAACACCTGTGTGCTGTTTGGGGACGGCGCCGGTGCCGCAGTGGTGGAGGCAGATCCGGCGCGGATGTATTATTTCGACCAGGGAAGTGACGGCAGCCGGGGAGAGGCGCTGTCCTGTCCGGGAAGACCGTTACGAAGTCCGTTTGTTGCGACAGATCAAGGTTTTGCTCCCTATATCTTCATGGACGGCCAGGAGGTTTTCCGGTTCGCAGTAAAAAAAGTGCCGGAGACGGTGGCGCTGGTTTTACAGAAGGCCGGTCTGACGGCAGAAGACGTGGATCTTTTCCTGCTGCACCAGGCCAACGAGCGCATTTTGCAGGCGGCGGCCAGAAGGATCGGGGCGCCGGTCAGCAAGTTTCCCATGAATATGCAAGCCTGCGGCAATACATCCGCAGCCAGCATTCCGATCCTGCTGGATGAGGCGAACCGCAAAGGACTGCTGAAACGGGGACAGACCGTCGTTCTGTCCGGTTTTGGCGCCGGGCTGACCTGGGGAACCGCTTTGTTTCAGTGGTGATCCTATGAATAAAAATCCTACATTCACAGACAATAGGAAGGACGATTGCGAAAGGAATGTGGGATTTTTTATGGAAAAAAACAGACCGGAAAAGATTTCGAAAAATCTGGAAGAGAATATGAAAATATGTGAGCAGATGCTTGCCATCAGCAAAAGTTTTGACCTGCTGGAACGGAAAATGACAGTGGGCGGTCGGGCGTGCTGCTTTTATTTTGTGGACGGGTTTACGAAGGATGAGGCCATGCTGAAAATCATGGATTCTCTGTATGGCATTGCAGAGGCGGATATGCCGGCCACCGCCAGGCAGCTGGTGGAAGACCATTTGCCCTATGTGGAGGTGGAGCTTCTTGCGCGGTATGAGGATCTGGGGAAAAATCTGTTTGCCGGCGTGCTCTGTCTGTTTGTGGACGGATATGACTGCTGCATTGCCATCGACTGTCGGACGTACCCGGCCAGGGGAGTGGAGGAGCCCCAGAAGGACAAGGTGCTGCGGGGCTCCCGGGATGGCTTTGTGGAGACGCTGATCTTTAATACGGCACTGATCCGCCGCCGGATCCGGGATGCAGATTTCCGGGTGGAGATTCAAAATGTGGGGCGGGCATCCAAGACCGATGTGGTACTGTGCTACATGGATGGGCGGGTGGATCAGCAGCTGCTGGGAGAGATCCGAAAGCGCCTGCAGACCGTGGATGTGGATGCGCTGACCATGAACCAGGAAAGCCTGGCGGAGTGCCTGTACAAACGGCGATGGTACAATCCGTTTCCAAAATTCAAGTACACCGAGCGGCCGGATACGGTGTCGGCCTGTATTCTGGAGGGAAATATTGTTGTTCTGGTGGACAATTCCCCGTCGGCCATGGTCATTCCCACATCCATTTTTGACATTGTGGAGGAGGCGGACGACTATTATTTTCCGCCTATTACGGGCACCTACCTGCGGCTGTCCCGTTTTCTCATTGCCATTGTGACGCTGATCATCACGCCGCTGTTTCTGCTGATGATGCAAAATCCGGAGGTGGTGCCGGACTGGCTGTCCTTTGTCATGGTAAAAGAGGAGATCCATGTGGGGCTGCTGTGGCAGTTTCTCATCCTGGAGCTGGCTGTGGACGGTCTGAAGCTGGCGGCACTGAACACGCCCTCTGTGCTGACAACGCCGCTGAGCATCATCGCGGCGCTGGTGCTGGGAGAATTTTCGGTGAAATCCGGCTGGTTCAATTCCGAGGTGTTGGTCTATATGGCCTTTGTGGCGCTGGCCAACTATACCCAGGCCAGTCTGGAACTGGGGTATGCGCTGAAATTTATGCGGATCATGCTGCTGTTCACCACCCGGCTCTTCGATGTCTGGGGATTCGTGGGCGGCCTCATCGTGGTGATTTTATTTATCTGCTTCAACAAAACCGTGGCCGGGAAGAGCTATATTTATCCGCTGATCCCCTTTGATCCCAAGGAATGTGCACGACGTTTTCTGCGGGTGCGGGTGCCGCACACCTATGAGGAAAAGAAAGGAGAGGGTGGAGGAAAATAATGAACAAATAATGGGATGACTGTTTGAAAAACGGCAGACAAGAAGCGGAATATGCAGTTCAGTATTTACTTGCAGGTGAAGGAAATGGTATAATGATACAGATGAACGAACAGCCTGCGCAGCAAGCAATAAAAGCGCGGTAGCGCGTGTTCGTGAGATGATGAAGAAGAATTTTCGGAATAAAAATAAAGGAGTACGCTGCATATGAGAGAATTCAAAATTTTAACGGATAATACCGCAGATCTGCCGGAAAGCTATATCCAGGCGCATGATCTGACGCTGGCCTGGCTGCCCTATCTGCTGGACGGAGAGACGTACACAAGAGAAAATACGCTGGATTACCCGACTTTTTATGCCAGGATGCGTGCGGGCAGCATGCCCACCACCTCTCAGGTGAATCCGCAGCAGGCAAGAGAGGTACTGGAGGCAGTGCTCCGGCAGGGATACGATGTTCTGTACATCGCTTTTTCCTCCGGGTTAAGCGGCACCTACAACAGCGTGCGTATGGCGGTGGAGGAGTTGTCCGGGGAATATCCCGAGGCGACCATTGCGGTGGTGGATTCTCTCTGTGCATCCCTGGGCGAGGGACTGCTGGTGCACAAGGCTGTGCAGATGAAGGAGGCAGGCAAAAGCCTTGGGGAAATCCGGGAATGGCTGGAGGCCAACAAGCTGCACCTGTGCCATGTGTTTACCGTGGATGACCTGAATCATCTGTACCGCGGCGGCAGAGTATCCCGGACGGCGGCATTTTTAGGGACACTGGCCAACATCAAGCCCATGCTCCATGTGGATGATGAGGGACATCTCATCGCCCTGTCCAAAGTCAGAGGCCGGAAAAAATCCATTTCCAAGCTGGTGGATATGATGGAGGAGCGGCTGGGAGACTGGAAGGACAAAAATGATATCATCTTTATCAGTCATGGGGACTGTATCGAGGATGCCAACCGGCTGAAAGAGCTGGTGGAAGAGCGTACCGGCATCCAGGCGTACCTCATTGATTATGTAGGGCCCACCATCGGCGCACATTCCGGCCCTGGTACCCTGGCATTGTTTTTTATGGGGGAGAAGCGATAATTTATGGCAAAAAAACGCCTTCTTTTTATCGGGGACAGCATCACCGACTGCGGCCATCTGTGGGATTTTCATGAAAAAGCCCTGGGTGACGGGTATGTGCGGCTCATCTCTGAATACATGGAGCGGCTGGATCCGGACTATGAGGTGATCAACTGCGGCTTCAACGGCTTTACCGCCGGAGATCTTTTGCATTACTGGCAGAAAAACGGCAAAGCACTGCGCCCGGATGTGGTGACAGTGCTTGTTGGCGTGAATGACATTGCGGAATATTTTGACATGGATTACACCGGCGGCATGTGGCGGTTTTCCAACGATTACCAGCGGCTGCTGGCAGATATCCGCCGGGAGACGGAAGCAAAGCTGATCCTCATGGAGCCCTTCGTCTTCTTTCACCCGCCCTATCTGCAGCAGTGGCATGTGTATGTCCGGGAGGAGATACGCCTCATCCAGACCATGCAGAAAAAGTATGGGGCGGGCTATGTGCCCCTCTATGATGGCATGATGAAAGCCTGCCGGGAATTCGGGGAAAATGCCCTGACGGTGGACGGCATGCATCTGACCCGGAAGGGCAATGAGCTGCTGGCGGCGCTGTGGACGCAGTCCGTGGTGAAAAAGAGAGGAAGATGGCCGGTGGCGCGTGATGGGCGTATAGAAGTATTTCCACGGCCAGAATGCTGCGGAGGTGCAGAATGTTATTTGGAACGGAGAGGAATGCGGTATGATATTTGAAACGTTTGGCAATAAACAAAATCCGGCGATCCTGTTTTTTCATGCCATGGGCGTTACCGGGGCGAGCAGCGAACCGGTGGTGCGGTATTTGCAGGATCGCTATTTCTGTATCCTTCCTACCTCTACGGTTTACTGTGCCGGGCAGAAATACAGGGGCAAGACCGATGAGGTGCGGCAGGTAGAGGTATTCCTGCGGGCGCAGGGCGTGGAACGTCTGGCGCTGGTCGTTGCCTCGTCCATCGGTGCAGACCTTGCCAGTGCGTTTCTGGCGCAGACCGGGTTATCCGTGGAGCATGTGTTTTTCGATGGCGGACAGTTTGCGCAGATCGGCAAAGGAACCCGCCGTATCATGATGCCCTTTTTGTACCTTGCCATCAAGAGCCTGTACTGGTCCAGGGGCGGTACCCTCAAAAAAATCCTCTGGTGTGAGGATGCGGCCATCAAGCCCTATTTCATTGCGGCTGGCAAAGCGCTGACCTATGGCAATCTGCGCCGGCAGTTATCAGACAGCCTGGAGGAGGGGGCTTTTCTCATGCTTCCGGAAGAACTGCAAAGACATACCTATTTTGCATTTGGAAGCATTGAGGAGCATTTCAAGTATCGGGATGCTGTGATAAAGGCATATCCGTATGGCAATTTCCCGGTGTTCGAGGAACATCAGCATATGCAGTACCAGATCAGAGATCCGAAGGGATTTGCAGATATGCTGTGCTGTATCATAGAGGAGGATCGTTTGCCGGAGCTTCCGTTCATTAGAAAGTGAGAAATGGATATTTTATAAAATAAAGAAAACCCCGGAAATACGGCACATCTCGTATCTTTCGGGGTTTTCGTGATAGTGGAAGTAATGGGGCTCGAACCCATGACCTCTCGCGTGTGAGGCGAACGCTCATCCCAGCTGAGCTATACTTCCATTTCTTTTCTTATTGTATACCTTTTTTGAAAAAAATCAATACCTGACTGAAAAAATATTGCCAGAAAAAACGGCAGCCGGAAAACGCCGTGGACGGTTTCCAGCTGCCGCTTTGCTGTGCAGGCTATCGGGTATTCCTGCCACAGGGATTGTCGCAGGCGCTGCCAGCATGATTTCCGCCTCCGTTTGCGGCGGAGGAGATGGAGCAGTCGAAGGACGGATTGAAGGCATAGAAGTTCCGGGCGTTCAGATCATCCTGGAGCATCCGAAGCGCTTCCTCGAACCGGGCAGGATGGTGTATCACGGAAACAGCAGGAGGTTAATGGCTGTCTGGGACACCGTGGATTCTGGCAGGCCAGCCAGAGATCGGCAGGGACAATCCCTTCATGCGGGGCAAGCACCAGAAAACCTTTCCGGGCGTTTTTCTGCCCGGGGGCGAGGGCAGAGGCGGAGGAACGCGCTTCCTGTTTATCCCGGTAGAAGTAGCAGCCGTTGGTGCCGATGAAGTCCTCCGGCGGATTACAGATAACGGTACCCTGATTTTGGAAAAAGTGAAGGACAGAAGGATCAGCTTTCACGTAAATGGGGTTGCGCAGCAGCTCGCTGAGGCGGGCGGTATTCCAGGGGTGTCCCCGGTGCTTGGCGATGTGATGATTTTCCAGATAGCGGACCACATCGGCAAGGGAGCGGTCGGGATCTGCGTACAGGCGATAGACCAGCAGGATCTGCTGTGCCTCTTCGGGGACAGGCACGTAGCAGGAGGTATGGATGCCCTGAAGCACCGTGTCTGCCAGCTGAAAACCGTAGGGGATCCGGCCGCCCATGTACAGACCCAGGCGGCAGCGGGCATAATAGGCGTCGGACACCCGTTTCTGGATGGTTTCCCGTTCCAGCTGGGCAAACACGATGCAGATGTGGAGCATGGCCCGGCCGATGGGGGTGGAGGTATCGAATTTTTCCGTGGAGGAGACGAATTCCACATGAAAGGTCTGAAACTGTTCCATCATGTTGGCAAAATCGAGAATGGAGCGGCTGATCCGATCCAGTTTGTAGACGATGACCCGGCGGATTTTTCCGGCCTGCACATCGTTCATCATCTGCGTAAATCCCGGACGGTGGGTGTCTTTTCCGGAAAACCCCCGATCGGCGTATGTAAGAAAGGGCGCTCCGTGGGTTTCGTACTGGCAGTAGGCCAGCTGGCTTTCCACGGAAATGCTGTCCTGTTTTTCTATGGACTGGCGGGCGTACAACGCATCATATAACATGGGCAAGGGAAGCCGCCTTTCAATGTTTTCTCTATACCATATGCGGACGGTTTGATAAAAAATGCGGTTGAGGGAAGCGCGATGGCAGAGTATAATAGCTGGAGAATATGCGGAGAAAGGATGGAGAAAACTTTTATGGATATGATCATGCTGGGAACCGGAAATGCTATGGTGACAAACTGCTATAACACCTGTTTTGTGCTGCGGGACGAGAAGGGATATTTTATGGTGGATGCGGGCGGCGGCAACACGGTGCTGCATCAGCTGGAGCAGGCCGGGATTGACTGGCAGGACATTCATACGATGTTCGTCACCCACAAGCATATCGACCATCTGCTGGGTGTGATCTGGATGATGCGCCGGATCTGTCAGGGGATGAATCAGGGAAAATATGCGGGCGAGGCTGTGATCTACGCCCATGAAGAGGTCATCGGCCTTTTGCGGGGTATGGCCGGTGCGCTGCTGCAGAAAAAACAGGCCGCCTGCATTGACAACCGGCTGTATCTTGTTGCAGTGGAAAACGGGGAGAGCCGGGAAATCCTTGGAAAGCAGGTGACATTTTTTGATATCCAGTCCACCAAGGCGAAGCAGTTTGGGTTTTGTATGGAGCTGGGCAATGGAGAAAAGCTCACCTGCTGCGGGGATGAGCCGTACAACGAATGTGAACGGAAATACGCGGAAAACAGCACCTGGCTGCTGCATGAGGCGTTCTGCCTGTACAAAGAGGCAGATATTTTTTCACCCTATGAAAAACACCATTCTACGGTGAAGGATGCCTGCCAGCTGGCGGAGCAGCTGCATGTGAAAAATCTGGTGCTGTACCACACGGAGGATAAAAATATAGCGAACCGGAAAGCGTTATATATGGAAGAAGGACGGCAGTATTATACCGGCCATCTGTACGTACCGGACGACCTGGAGGTGCTGCATCTGTAGGGATCTTCCCGTTTTGCTTCCCCGAAGCGTTGGAAGTGTACGATTTCCCGTTCCCGCAGGAACCGGATGGGGTCTGCCACCTCGGGATCCTTCACCAGTCGGAGGATATTATCGTAGGTGGAGCGGGCTTTCTGCTCCGCAGCCATGTCTTCCATCAGATCGGTGATGGGATCGCCCTTGGACTGGAATTCGCAGGCA
Above is a window of Oscillospiraceae bacterium NTUH-002-81 DNA encoding:
- a CDS encoding RNA degradosome polyphosphate kinase, with product MSTDDFLKPEYYKNRELSWIQFDDRVLGEARDKTLPLFERLKFLSISASNLDEFFMIRVASLKDMVNAGYTKKDMAGMSASDQLEAISQDVHELVNVQYSTFLRSLVPALRGVGLNFIKEHEDLRPDQAEYADRYFKENVYPVLTPMAVDSSRPFPLVRNKTLNIGALVRKKDQPDSEVEFATVQVPSVLPRIVELPASDDGVRSVILLEEIIERNISRLFLSYDVICAHPYRVMRNADLTIDEDEAADLLKEIQKQLKRRQWGEVIRLEVEDRMEKPLFKILKKEFHVHESEVYKINGPLDLTFAMKLYGLKGYEELKAPAHEPQPVPETMTEESIFDQIRHGDILLHHPYQSFDPVVGFVKQAARDPQVLAIKQTLYRVSGNSPIIAALAQAAENGKQVSVLVELKARFDEENNIVWAKMLEKAGCHVIYGLVGLKTHSKITLVVRREEEGIRRYVHLGTGNYNDATAKLYTDCGLLTCSPAIGEDATAVFNMLSGYSEPMSWNKLTLAPLWLRDKFLELIGRERDNARNGHPARIIAKMNSLCDQEIIAALYEASAAGVQIDLIVRGICTLRVGIPGVSENIRVRSIVGNFLEHARIFYFLNNGQEDVYMGSADWMPRNLDKRVEIMFPIEDPDKKAEAIHILEIQLADTCKAHLLMPDGNYEKVDRRGKAALIAQDYFVEEAKEKAKKKQEPDETHDRVFVPEEPVPDVED
- a CDS encoding Cof-type HAD-IIB family hydrolase, encoding MTFKERFFLGEIPFEDIDRYTSRWNFSDETCTLAAYLGLNGEEEDVWISQSDEALEALLEKEKAAYLACPTKILFTDLDGTLLNNNKEISPANREAIRLAREAGHIIVLTTGRPMASILPLAQDLQLDGPGSYIIGFNGSVVYDCGEQRFLMNRTISLDDVLSVFDAAEKAGIHCQSYEENHVLYLRDDEEGRSYFEHTHTPCQIIAGTDELSKEPNKLLLIDLHNHQKLEDFRAAVEPKFQGRIQFVFSSNTYLEVIPAGTSKGNALHFLCNYLNIPVANTVAAGDSENDLSMIREAAIGAAMANSMVPVKEAADYVTMADNDHDGFAEIIKNCLLK
- a CDS encoding beta-ketoacyl-ACP synthase III, producing the protein MGLKILGTGSALPSNMVTNEQLTKMVDTSDEWIASRTGIRQRHISTGETTTELCVRAARRALENAGMQAEELELIVVATLSGDRALPNTGCEVQRELNAVHATAFEINAACSGFLFALNTVQAYMAAGLYRKALVIGGEVLSKLVDWQDRNTCVLFGDGAGAAVVEADPARMYYFDQGSDGSRGEALSCPGRPLRSPFVATDQGFAPYIFMDGQEVFRFAVKKVPETVALVLQKAGLTAEDVDLFLLHQANERILQAAARRIGAPVSKFPMNMQACGNTSAASIPILLDEANRKGLLKRGQTVVLSGFGAGLTWGTALFQW
- a CDS encoding spore germination protein — translated: MEKNRPEKISKNLEENMKICEQMLAISKSFDLLERKMTVGGRACCFYFVDGFTKDEAMLKIMDSLYGIAEADMPATARQLVEDHLPYVEVELLARYEDLGKNLFAGVLCLFVDGYDCCIAIDCRTYPARGVEEPQKDKVLRGSRDGFVETLIFNTALIRRRIRDADFRVEIQNVGRASKTDVVLCYMDGRVDQQLLGEIRKRLQTVDVDALTMNQESLAECLYKRRWYNPFPKFKYTERPDTVSACILEGNIVVLVDNSPSAMVIPTSIFDIVEEADDYYFPPITGTYLRLSRFLIAIVTLIITPLFLLMMQNPEVVPDWLSFVMVKEEIHVGLLWQFLILELAVDGLKLAALNTPSVLTTPLSIIAALVLGEFSVKSGWFNSEVLVYMAFVALANYTQASLELGYALKFMRIMLLFTTRLFDVWGFVGGLIVVILFICFNKTVAGKSYIYPLIPFDPKECARRFLRVRVPHTYEEKKGEGGGK
- a CDS encoding DegV family protein: MREFKILTDNTADLPESYIQAHDLTLAWLPYLLDGETYTRENTLDYPTFYARMRAGSMPTTSQVNPQQAREVLEAVLRQGYDVLYIAFSSGLSGTYNSVRMAVEELSGEYPEATIAVVDSLCASLGEGLLVHKAVQMKEAGKSLGEIREWLEANKLHLCHVFTVDDLNHLYRGGRVSRTAAFLGTLANIKPMLHVDDEGHLIALSKVRGRKKSISKLVDMMEERLGDWKDKNDIIFISHGDCIEDANRLKELVEERTGIQAYLIDYVGPTIGAHSGPGTLALFFMGEKR
- a CDS encoding SGNH/GDSL hydrolase family protein, whose amino-acid sequence is MAKKRLLFIGDSITDCGHLWDFHEKALGDGYVRLISEYMERLDPDYEVINCGFNGFTAGDLLHYWQKNGKALRPDVVTVLVGVNDIAEYFDMDYTGGMWRFSNDYQRLLADIRRETEAKLILMEPFVFFHPPYLQQWHVYVREEIRLIQTMQKKYGAGYVPLYDGMMKACREFGENALTVDGMHLTRKGNELLAALWTQSVVKKRGRWPVARDGRIEVFPRPECCGGAECYLERRGMRYDI
- a CDS encoding recombinase family protein, which encodes MLYDALYARQSIEKQDSISVESQLAYCQYETHGAPFLTYADRGFSGKDTHRPGFTQMMNDVQAGKIRRVIVYKLDRISRSILDFANMMEQFQTFHVEFVSSTEKFDTSTPIGRAMLHICIVFAQLERETIQKRVSDAYYARCRLGLYMGGRIPYGFQLADTVLQGIHTSCYVPVPEEAQQILLVYRLYADPDRSLADVVRYLENHHIAKHRGHPWNTARLSELLRNPIYVKADPSVLHFFQNQGTVICNPPEDFIGTNGCYFYRDKQEARSSASALAPGQKNARKGFLVLAPHEGIVPADLWLACQNPRCPRQPLTSCCFRDTPSCPVRGSASDAPG
- a CDS encoding MBL fold metallo-hydrolase codes for the protein MDMIMLGTGNAMVTNCYNTCFVLRDEKGYFMVDAGGGNTVLHQLEQAGIDWQDIHTMFVTHKHIDHLLGVIWMMRRICQGMNQGKYAGEAVIYAHEEVIGLLRGMAGALLQKKQAACIDNRLYLVAVENGESREILGKQVTFFDIQSTKAKQFGFCMELGNGEKLTCCGDEPYNECERKYAENSTWLLHEAFCLYKEADIFSPYEKHHSTVKDACQLAEQLHVKNLVLYHTEDKNIANRKALYMEEGRQYYTGHLYVPDDLEVLHL